One window of the Nicotiana tabacum cultivar K326 chromosome 4, ASM71507v2, whole genome shotgun sequence genome contains the following:
- the LOC107772218 gene encoding bidirectional sugar transporter SWEET10-like has protein sequence MIHLAFTFGLLGNIVSFMVYLAPAPTFYKIYKKKSTEGFQSVPYVVGLFSAMLWIYYAFLKPDTTLLITINSVGCCIQSFYICFFLFYATKKAKMDTVKLLLLLNFFGLGLIILLTQFLAKSSNRAQIVGWICLIFSLCVFVAPLGIVRQVIKTQSVEYMPFLLSFFLTLSAVMWFFYGLLRKDYNIAIPNVLGFTLGVLQMVLYVIYKNAKKVTKEIKIAEKENTVTIVEEHKLSEDLLKEQIIDVVKLSAMVCSEIIPMVPELNEINMPQLSGIINGEKITPKETIEASVEV, from the exons ATGATTCACTTGGCTTTTACATTTGGCCTCCTag GCAACATTGTCTCCTTCATGGTCTACCTTGCACCAGC GCCAACGTTTTACAAAATTTACAAGAAGAAATCAACGGAAGGGTTCCAATCAGTTCCTTACGTGGTTGGCTTATTCAGTGCCATGCTTTGGATTTACTATGCATTTCTCAAACCTGATACCACTCTTCTCATTACCATTAACTCTGTTGGCTGTTGCATACAATCTTTCTACATTTGCTTCTTCCTCTTTTACGCCACAAAGAAAGCCAAG ATGGACACAGTGAAGCTGCTTCTTTTGCTGAACTTTTTTGGTCTGGGATTAATCATTTTGTTAACTCAATTTCTTGCAAAAAGCTCCAACCGTGCTCAGATAGTCGGAtggatttgtcttattttttccTTGTGTGTATTCGTTGCACCTTTGGGTATTgtt CGACAAGTTATAAAGACCCAAAGTGTGGAGTACATGCCATTTCTCCTATCATTTTTCCTGACATTAAGTGCCGTTATGTGGTTTTTCTATGGTCTACTACGCAAAGATTATAATATTGCT ATTCCAAACGTGCTGGGATTCACCCTCGGAGTGCTACAAATGGTGCTTTACGTGATTTACAAGAACGCGAAGAAGGtcacaaaagaaataaaaatagcggaaaaagaaaatacagtaACAATTGTGGAAGAGCATAAGCTTTCTGAGGACTTATTAAAAGAGCAGATTATTGATGTTGTGAAGTTGAGTGCAATGGTGTGTTCAGAAATAATTCCAATGGTTCCTGAGCTGAATGAAATTAATATGCCTCAACTCAGTGGGATTATTAATGGAGAGAAGATTACGCCAAAGGAAACCATAGAGGCCTCTGTTGAAGTCTGA